Genomic window (Rhododendron vialii isolate Sample 1 chromosome 4a, ASM3025357v1):
ggccctgatcATATGTCCATCGAGACGTAAAATATCTTTTGAGCCTTTGCTGAATGAGCCTCTATAATAGGAGTAACACGTACATTTAAATCCAAACATACCTTAGCTAGCTAGCTTCTATCTCACGTCAggcttctttttctctcttccctCCCTTACTCGATCTATAAGTACGTACCTTCCCACAACCAAACCTTCAAATCAATACCACCACTAATTTCCAGCCCattcgatcttcttcttcttcaaacttTCTTGCATCCTTAGCACCAtatatattctttttgttttcctaagtCTTTTTATTCATATATAAGCATACACATGCACATATATGGGTAGTAACAATGTCAACCTTCCACCAGGATTCCGATTCTACCCCACGGATGGGGAGCTTGTCGTCCACTTCCTCCACCAGAAGGCCGCTCTCTTACCGTTTCATCCCGATGTCATCCTTGATCTCGATCTCTATCCTTACGATCCCTGGGAGTTAGATGGTAATTGTTTCAACTCGATATGCTTTAATTCCAATATATAGTTTGCATCTAGCTCTCTATGTATAGAATTCGAGGGTAGCGGTATATCATgaactttaaaattatatatatttcaaCCCAATCATGGCACCATGTGATTGATCATCTAATAATTTTCTACTTACATATATGTTTATCCAGAAACATAAATTTTCTACTTACATATATGTTTATCCAGAAACATAAATAatgaccatttaaaaaaaaaaacactaagtGATGAAATATAATGGGAATAAAAATCAGGTAACAGATAGTATTACTCCTCTAAATGAAGTTGCCTCATGTGACCTATATTAGAAGTCACCCTCACTTTTTTAATGCCAAGTTTTCTCTCAATTAATTTGGTTGTACTAcaatttgttttatttatataattttttattattttaagtTTCATCCCTTATCCATCTCCTAACAACTGGTTAATTAGTTTTCTATCAGATAAATCCATAGCACACGCATTGTGTGTGCACAATCTCTAGTTCATGTGAGTCAAAACTCTATCTTTTACGTCAAAATTATCCCACAAAGCTAATTTTGTTATTTCAACCTTTCACAACAACTTGAGTAATTATACTTAAGCCAGGACTTCTctagactttttttttgaaaagagtcATTCATTCAACACAAGCCCATCGGATAAACAGATTCCAGAATAAATACAAGAAAGAACCAAAGTAACCTAAATGTCGATCTCAAGCACCTACTGCCGAAGCAGGCTCTGCGATAACGCCGGTACATAAGAGCCAATCTTGGTCTAGATAATAGAGGATCTAAAGATATCCACAGCTCAAACCTTAAATAAATAAGTATCGCTGAAATCTGAAGGCAAAACAACAAATCAATTAAAATTTAATAGGTCTCATGGACAAACCACACGGGGCACCGGCCTGAACAGGATGAGCATTGAACACCACCAGACCACGGTGACCGAAGAGCAGTCTTCTTCCAGCTGAAACTGCTGCGCAGCCCAAAAGAAACACCACCGGATCACCACCAACCCCAACAACACCACCGAAACCCACCAGCCCCAAAACAGACAACCAAAGACACAAAGACCACCAACATCGGACCATTCCTCAATAGGCGCCGAGTTATTtgcccaccaccatcacccacTAGATCTGGAACACCCAGACTGGTACAGAAACCGGACGGGGAGACCCGCCGgtagaaaacacagaaaaatagaaaaaaaaactcacatccCGGAACACATCTCCTTATTCAGCCGCATCGACGTCCACCGCTAGGCCACCCACCACACGCTGCTTTCCTTGCTCCGACTTGAACCAGGAGAAAACGTCGGACATCACGGACGAGCACCGCCACAAGAGCCGAATCTCTGGGTCAAgaaatcagaaaacaaaaacaagctaAACAGGGAGGACGGGATAATTAACAATGGGGAAACGACAGTGGGAAGTCAGGAGATGGGGgaggggaggaggaggggaggtggaggaggaggggcTAGCCCCCACCCCCCAAGAGAGAACCCTAGCCGCTGCAAAAGTTAGAGAAAGGGCAGAGGAAAAGCTAGAGAGAGCAGTCGGACTTCTCTAGACTTTAATCAATCGTTTCTCATCTCAtctaaagtttttaaaaaaaaattcatgctaGGATTCTCATATTACAAAACGCATTAATTATGTGTGATTTATATATAACGACCTCTAGCTACTTACTGTGGATAATAGCAATTAATCACTTGTCTattcttttgtgtttttatttatgTATAGGTAAAGCCTTGGCGGAGGGGAACAAATGGTACTATTTTAGCCGGAAGACGCAAAACCGGATATCCGGAAGTGGGTTCTGGAAACCATTGGGAGTGGATGAACCAGTATTCTGTACTAGTACAGGTAGCAAGAAAGTGGGTATGAAGAAGCATTTTGTTTTCTACAAAACAACGGAAGCTACAGCAGAAgtcaaaacaaattttggatatATAATGCAGGAGTTCAGGCTCTCAGATTGTGGTTCTACTAGTACTAGTGGTAGATCATccaagaggaagaggaaatcAAAAAGTAGTAAGTATATACATTAATTGAccaaccatatatatatatatatatatatatatatatatatatatatatatatatatatatatatatatatatataatttgtaaCAAGAAGGCCATTTAAAATGATGTGACATtgacatttttaaaaattgaagtcGAATGGTGGGTGGTTTAACTTCTTTGAAATGAAAGGACACTGACAGAAGAGATGATATTGTGATGCATGAAAAACTATACAAAGAAATATATTATTGCATAAAATTACTGGTCGTTTAGTTCAAATGAAGAGTTTTAAATTTCTTTGCTTAtgactttctttcttttgggaACAGTATTTCAGGATTATAGCACATGGGTATTGTGTCGAATTTACGAGCGCAATTGCGACGACGGTGATGACAGTGCGGAGCTTTCATGCTTGGATGAAGTTTTCTTGTCGTTGGACGATCTCGACGAAATTAGTCTGCCAAATAATTAGATCCAATCAAACAGGATCTGTTAATTGCTAGGGTCTTACaatgctagctagctagctctcCATTCATGTAAACCATTGCCCTACTGTTGTTACTAGCTGGCAAAATGTTGTACAAAAAAGTTAATGGAACTTCAAAATGGCATTTTAACTTTGGAATTAAGTTTCCCTAAAAACCAATTTAGTAACAAGAAAACAGAATTCATGAAAGATTTGTGATGTAATCAATTACTCCTATATTTGTAGCAAATAGATGGTTTTGTGGATATCCAAGTGGCAGTGCTGTTGGGTGGAAATTGTGTGCACTTTGGTCGAGTGGGACCCACGTTGATGCCCGTGTATTAGAGGGGCAAGGGTCTTGCATGTCCAGTTGAGTTCCAACCGGTCCGATCCAGTTTGGACTCTTTATGGGCCCTTTTGAGGTTCATAACAATATttatcggaatcgttcactttttagagttTATCGATAATATTGACCACgccaaaaatcacattgatcaGATATCATTTGATATAATATCGATATGcataattgtgtcaaatgaaTTGCAATCTAGTGTTGCACACTTGTTTTTtccaaacttaatgcatttcgaaatcatatcaaatgatatccgatcaatgTAATTTTTGGCGTGGTCAATATTTTCCACGAGCTCTAAAAAGTAAATggttccgatcattgttgtgggcccAGGAAAGACCCACAAATCAAAAAAGGCCCACAAATAGTCGAAAACTGGACTGAACTGGTTGGAAGCCAGACTGCAACTGATATCATCTCATCTCTGATGATCAATGTGATATGCAAAATGAAATTTACCAGTGTCTTACTCCAAGGTCTCGCTCGCTAGCTATGTATACAGTATACCACTCATGCAAATAGATTGATCATACATCCTCATCTATTTGACCAAACTATATTCATCTTAAGAGTAACGAATGGTGAGAGTCTTGTTACCGATGTTCGATATGCCTAAATTTATGCAAGGATAGTTTACGAGTCAAGTTTGACAAAATAAACGATTCGGATCGTCAAAGATTTTGTGATGGATCTTAGTTTAATTGCATGGCATGAAGAATCACATTAGAAATCATCACAGACTAATGCAGGGAGGCGTGTTGAAATAGAAAGAACGCACAACAAAGACAATCACGAACAAGTTTGAACTAGAGATACTCTCTCTACGAACAAACGATTTggaaaaacttctcaaattttcatttataaTTCATAAAACAACTCCCTTGCCCTAATGGCTACAATCTTATTACTCTCTCCATCCCCTTTTAGGTGTTccgcttcgtaattccaacttatttagaaaatatcataattacacatttcacatcaatttttacctccacttttcctacttatcctctatggagacatcatcattacacttttacttactaactttttaaaatggaatccacttttaggggcaaaatgaaaaaatgtattaacttttatccactaactttacaaaatggacacttattaagggacagcccaaaatagaatactgaactttaaaaaggggacggagggagtatatagtAGTAGTCACCCTAGaattaaaaaggaataaaaatatTAGGAAGCAACCCTAATTCTTCTTGACCAAGAAACATATACAAAATAGGAATACTAGATTAAATCAAACTAGGAAAACTAAATACGTATAAAAAATCTTGACTAAATTAAAACATTCATACTAAAATGCgaaactcaaaataataaattaagattCCTATAATTCTAGAATAATCAAATTATCAGCCTGCACCATTCTCCTTCGCTTaaagaaactcgtcctcgagtttataTAGTTGAATTTGCCGAAACTTGTCTGCATTAGTCTTATActtcaaatttaatttttccaaCCCAAACTGTAAACAAGAATTTAAAAATTGTGAAGAAACAATTTCCAACAATAAAATAAATCCAACTTCCTCCCGGATTGAAACACAAGGACGCTTGCATGTAGTGTCTTCAATAAATTTCCATAATGGATCAATAAATTTAGTTCCAACAACACAAACGttttaacttcttctttttgcagaattttctttttttgtaattttctccacCGGGTCTTCATAAAAAACTGGTGATTTACTCCAATATATCCACAATTGGATCTAGAATAATATTTGATGTGAATGACCACTCAATGGTAGCTTCATCCATCATTGTTCTCCCCATCAACTGATGGTTACCAGCCAAAAGTTTGATGATAGAAACATCATCCGACATCTCCTCCTCTTTCGGAAACCGAGGTTGAACCGGACGACAGCGAGGTGGGTTCCCCCCAACAACCATGGCAGCCACCTGATCAGTTAGGACGCCAGTCGCATCCATCACACGCTGCTCAAGTTGTTGGAACCTCTCCGCCATTCGTGCTTCTCGTGCAGCTTTATTTCGTTCATACACATCTTCGGCAACAGCATAACGACCATAACGAACTCCTTGTCGCGCCATGATCTAGAATCGAGTGCAAGCTCTGATGCCAACTGATGTAGGGAGGCGTGTTGAAATAGAAGGAAcgcgcaacaaggacaatcacgaacAAATTTGAACTAGAGATGCTCTCTCTACGAACaaacaattttgagaaaacttctcaaattttcattaataattcataaaacaacTCCCTTACCCTAATGGCTATCACCTTAGAATTAGAAAGgaattaaaatattatgaagCAACCCTAATTCTTCTTGACCAAGAAACCTATACAAAATAGGAATActagatcaaatcaaactagAAAAACTAAATACGTATAATAATACATTCATACTAAAAtgctaaactcaaaataaattaAGATTCCTATAATTTTAATATCAGCCTGCATCACATACGTGGGATTCTTTGTCAAGATTTATGCATGAGAGAGCTAGGAAGGAATTGAAGTGGGTTCCAGTGAGCAGTACTACTGCAAGAGGGCTTTTCTTGGTGCATTTGTGCATTCCTTCAGCTACAAAAAGTATATAGCCTCTCTTTTTAATGCTCTATTGGAGTAATTGTTTATACATTCATGGGGTATTGGGGTGTGTACTTATTTGGCAGTTAGTTGTCTTGTACTGTCTCATAATTTCGCATGATTGTGTGCTTAGAGAAGCATTGGGTCATGTCTGATGCAAGCTAGCTAgctctccaatttttttttgataatcagcTAGCTCTCACAATTACTGTAGTATTTAAGGATTAATTAATCCTACTCAACTTGATAAGGCCAGTGTAGAGTACTTGAAACCATTACTCATGGCCGGTTTGGTCACAATATGAACTTTGGCGTCCAattaatacatacatatatccAACCACCCAATTAGTTATTATTAGGtcacatatatataaatataagttGAGGTTATACTTATTAGTATCGCATGCATtatttgtaagaaaagttgtgTGCTTATACTTTTCTCGACAAATCCAGACCAAGGTATATCCACAAGTAGCAGTACAATACACATGGATCCCTCATTTTTTGTgcgaatttttgaaaaaaattatgcacataAAATTTGCTCTATTATATACTGTATTCAACAATTCttctgtttgattttttttacggGAAATTAAAAATGGTAGAAAGAGGAGGACTAGCACATGACAATCCTCTCTTGACGTAATTGAAAATATCTCCGTCCATTAAATAAAACACATGGAGACATGTCTTCCCTTAGACCTCTATGAATACTCTAGAAATAAGTATTTACTGAAACCGACCATATAATTACACCCTAATACCTAGTATATCACCAATCCATAAGAAAACTCAAATGGTACAAGGTAGAATGATGGAGCATCATCTTTTATTAATTTAACCGAGCAAGTTGTCTCCCAATGCCATGGTATCACCATTTCACTCAATATCTTTTCTTAACCTACAGTACAGAGTTGTTGATAtcacatagtttttttttccacttcaATTTTTGATGAAATTGGAACAAAACTACTCTAATTTGTTATGAAGTATACATGCTGACAAAATAAATGATTAAGAAGTTGCCATAAAAATGGACCAAACAGTGGAGAAgaagagatatatatatatatatgaaaagtttcaaatgaggaccTCTTAAAATGCGGACCCCCCTTTCTCTATCGAATTTCGATaaccgagccgctcaatgtgatcagaacgtgattttaagcgTACCCGCATGAAATCGGCCAAacaaatgaccgggaagggcttgatttgagcagttttttttataaccgttcaataaaaactattcggatcaagtcctttccggtcattttttttgctgatttctcgcgtgcacccttaaaatcacattctaatcatattgagcggctcggattatcgaaattcgatccaaaaatggaagaaatgggAAGGTCTGCTGAAGGATGCATATTTCCCATGAAATTAaccaatcatatatatatatatataagaaaaaattTGTGTATAAAATCTTATATCctttcacaatctataataataactttatgTGCAGTAAAAAGTGAAAAAGTGAAACCCTATTTTGGTTAACTGGATTGGATTTGTCTAGGTTTCCAATGCCGtgttttttctgtctttttttggtaaaaaagaaaggaaaagtcaATTAAAGTGTTTTGGAAACGAACAAAGCGGACTgcatggattaaaaaaaaagattcagaAAAGTTGGTTTCGTAAGATACTAGGATTTGAGTGaaattaactctttttttttgggagttttaGGTATCAGGACAGCTGACAAAAGATACGCAAAACATTCTCTAATCTTAATCAAAAAGTGAATCCTTTCATGTAGTAATTCTCTAACATTACTAGTACTAATTTACTTTCCTCgatcaaattaaaaaagtacTAATTTCTATACTAGTAATAATTCATTGCTTGATTAGCTCGTAAGCACAGAGCAGACTAATCATCTCACCCATACAGAGCACATATACGAACAACAGCacgtgcagagagagagagagagaggcatgtGCATTATGTCGTAAGTGCACACTTTGAGCAAGTTAATTGTGAACAAAGGCAACTCCGGTCAGTGATCTCATACATAAAATTTTGGTGGGTTTTGCTTTGGACATTGCTTGGAAGGCCAAATCAAACTGCAAGCCATTATGATTGCACAAGACATGCTCCCTCCTGGCCCAATCCCTCATAACTTGTTCGCAAAGCTTTAGTTAGTTTGTTTATTCCttttcaaaaatacaaaaagctctaggtttttttttttatccgaagcTCTAGTTTCTTTGATAGAGATATaccaaggagagagaaagagaggtatTGATATGCTTTATGAATCCGTCGCAggtaaaaaaaacccattttagGCAAAAATTAGGATAGAAAATGATATTATTGAGGAAGAAAACCATAAAGGGAGCCTCCATTCACCGGATATTTGGGCATAAAGTGATGTCaagcttaccatgcaatacactttttgataagcatggcATCATTTTATAATAgaatccacatcatttcaatcAATAGAAATGAAGGTGATGTTCACCCTTTTAAGTGGAGgaagaacaaaactcaactcgataTTTTTGGTAGAACGAGCCAAAGGTGGATTATTATTTCCAAATAAAATGACCACAAAAGACCCTCTCATTTTGCAGAGAAATCTTTACTTAGTAAATTAATTTGTGTCATTACCTAGTCTGAATGAGAATTTTAGTAAGCAGGTACAGCAATATGATAAATCCACTCAGCAGCTTGGCCAAAATAGGGCAATTTTTCCCCCAATTTCAAAAAGTGAGAACTTATACATCAGGAGTTATAAACAGGATTACATGATATTTCAACAAATAAGGACAAAGGAAAAAGTAGATTCATGTAACCGACCCCAACTGATTTAAACTTAAAGCTTAGATTGGTTGGGAAAGCAAATTCATCATATTCCGTGTTGCCTTCCACAAACATTACAAAAAGTTCAACAAGCCCGACGATCACAAGAACCACTCTAAACAAAGAGAGAGTCTGCATATGAGGAAAAAAGATTTGAACTCTCGACCTTGTATTGAAGGGCAAGAGAACTCGACCTTGTATTGAAGGGCAAGGggcaggggggggggggaggaggagAGTCCGTACACTATGAAATCACTCATTTCGACGCCAGATGATTAATACCCAAGAAGTAACTTCCTACAATAACGAATGATCCAATTCCACTACGAGCCATCCGCGGCCAAATGCCACGGAATAAAATATTCCTATCCGCAGGATGGATTCCAGTTAGTCTCTCAAACCTCTTCCCCGGTCGATTCCATATGAGAAGCTTCCTCTCCATGGCTACATACTGCAGGAATCACAGACGTAAATACATGGTTTTGAGCATCACTTACCTATCTCATTCCATGATTCAGGACAACAAAGGGAAACATTCAAGTCAAAAAAGTATAATGTTACTTATAAGCAGAGtaaaacgggaaaaaaattctttacaGAGGACCACAGTTACTCCACTCTCAAAATAGGATAAACTTGTAAAGCCTACAAAGTTTTGGACTTGTTGATGGGACCTTGTCGTGGCATCTGCTCACTATCACAAATAACATGGCTACACAAATTGGCTTTCATGCCCGACACGAGAATATATCATCGTTGATAGGACTTATTCCTTTGTCAGTGTTTCAGTTTGTAACTTCAATCCATCTTTTATTTTGGGCTATGTAATATGATTTGTAGGTCTTTCTCTTGCGCCAAGTTTTAAACCCCAGGGGTTGGCGAAGTGATAGTCAT
Coding sequences:
- the LOC131321969 gene encoding NAC domain-containing protein 104-like is translated as MGSNNVNLPPGFRFYPTDGELVVHFLHQKAALLPFHPDVILDLDLYPYDPWELDGKALAEGNKWYYFSRKTQNRISGSGFWKPLGVDEPVFCTSTGSKKVGMKKHFVFYKTTEATAEVKTNFGYIMQEFRLSDCGSTSTSGRSSKRKRKSKSIFQDYSTWVLCRIYERNCDDGDDSAELSCLDEVFLSLDDLDEISLPNN